A stretch of Camelina sativa cultivar DH55 chromosome 18, Cs, whole genome shotgun sequence DNA encodes these proteins:
- the LOC104763262 gene encoding uncharacterized protein LOC104763262, with protein sequence MASKQIIISPYVNISEINPALDHYKIRVRVIRLWKAFKSLQMVLVDGEGTRIHASIEDALVKKFHNQLNVGESKIIDTFSFVEYDDVMGQIVGVGSLDNVITKGEDNMKISSGVVELVQTDDEANHVQPKVTLYEEFFMINENKTIDDILYSLEVRTCVTIGTICSVENVPEWYYIACIVCRKKVQPYSLESDKGKQRLYSCGVCDDNIKEVDYKYKLILYVSYGTSPKIKLLFYYGLAQLFVGKKADELVTQLVEDDLNIMPVSLSALIGKTMLFKLSIKNDNLKSDRASYVAEKFWEKDDMETYGKVHNDNQEIEPDEQVLQLKSDETISLSTKRELPGVNEDIAFRSARERFDLTNNVADLRLRIPAERNADAKTHNLPTCNEVVGLISGDFNSGVFKRDIVIESRSGGLQRISELHPAYLPLQYPLLFPYGEDGYRLGIDIGFIDTAG encoded by the exons ATGGCCTCCAAACAGATCATAATCTCTCCCTATGTTAACATTAGTGAGATCAATCCTGCTCTAGATCATTATAAGATCAGGGTTCGTGTGATAAGACTTTGGAAAGCATTCAAATCGCTGCAGATGGTTTTAGTCGATGGAGAG GGTACGAGGATTCATGCGTCTATTGAGGATGCATTGGTGAAGAAATTTCATAACCAGCTTAATGTTGGTGAATCGAAAATAATCGATACTTTCAGTTTTGTGGAATATGACG ATGTGATGGGCCAAATTGTTGGTGTTGGTTCTCTAGATAACGTTATAACTAAGGGAGAGGACAACATGAAGATAAGTT CTGGCGTCGTTGAACTGGTTCAAACTGATGATGAAGCAAATCATGTACAACCAAAGGTAACTTTATATGAAGAGTTTTTCATGATAAATGAAAATAAGACTATCGACGATATCCTGTATTCACTCGAG GTACGAACATGTGTGACTATTGGGACGATCTGTTCGGTGGAAAACGTGCCTGAGTGGTACTACATTGCATGCATAGTTTGTAGAAAGAAGGTTCAACCATATTCATTAGAATCGGACAAGGGTAAACAACGTCTATATAGTTGTGGTGTTTGCGACGACAATATCAAGGAAGTCGATTATAA GTATAAACTCATACTGTATGTTTCCTATGGAACGTCTCCAAAAATTAAGCTGCTATTTTATTATGGTCTAGCTCAGCTTTTTGTAGGTAAAAAGGCTGACGAGTTGGTAACACAACTAGTCGAG GACGATCTTAACATCATGCCTGTGTCTCTTTCTGCTCTAATTGGGAAGACTATGCTCTTTAAGCTTTCTATCAAAAATGATAATTTGAAGAGTGACAGGGCTTCTTATGTTGCTGAAAAGTTTTGGGAGAAGGATGATATG GAAACTTACGGAAAGGTTCATAATGATAACCAAGAAATAGAGCCAGATGAACAAGTTCTTCAACTTAAGTCAGATGAAACAATATCACTTTCGACAAAGAGAGAGTTGCCTGGAGTCAATGAAGACATC GCGTTTAGATCGGCAcgagaaagatttgatttaacCAATAATGTTGCAGATTTAAGATTAAGGATTCCTGCAGAAAGAAATGCTGATGCAAAGACTCATAATTTGCCTACATGCAATGAGGTTGTTGGTTTGATATCTGGTGATTTCAACTCTGGTGTATTTAAGCGTGACATCGTGATAGAAAGTCGTTCCGGAGGTTTGCAAAGAATAAGTGAACTCCATCCAGCTTACTTGCCTCTGCAATATCCATTATTGTTTCCGTACGGAGAGGATGGTTACAGGTTAGGCATTGACATTGGTTTTATAGATACGGCTggatga
- the LOC104763263 gene encoding uncharacterized protein LOC104763263: MVPNNDNKYALRSQMDYSNDTGSDDSDSDGSEYEDDDGGNTESDDDCFQEEEDYEDEGFYEIMDEETDDSEVEYEEDINDTEDDEYETESCEDAETEVEDREEQVYLPKENETQEYSMYLRIYFDLLDSGNTFLTCELTGIADGKFYEAYKDSIGENLICVIRWGVFDVFQDRRTVSNTICMQIRLNPDIPEVETFGRTLGREHVQKNDGDHEHAFSIRLHLDVKRKELMSDYEWEDEAIVKVTKAFQKSRDVSQKETAKRFTAILDIVKEHMKKKEESTELTCQLETIDAQLSLIDDILGGHIDLIEESKRLEEVRVVIEKDVKDCVVPNIDWDKLCIPFSG; encoded by the exons ATGGTTCCGAATAACGACAACAAGTATGCGCTTAGATCACAAA TGGACTATTCCAATGATACTGGTTCGGATGATAGCGATTCTGATGGATCTGAATATGAGGACGATGATGGAGGCAATactgaatctgatgatgattgttttcaagaagaagaagattacgaAGATGAAGGCTTTTATGAAATAATGGATGAAGAGACCGATGATAGTGAAGTCGAATATGAGGAAGACATTAATGATACTGAAGACGACGAATATGAAACTGAATCATGTGAAGATGCTGAAACTGAAGTAGAAGATCGTGAGGAGCAGGTTTATTTACCGAAAGAGAACGAAACACAAGAGTACTCCATGTACCTTAGAATTTATTTCGACCTTCTTGACTCTGG taataCGTTTTTGACGTGTGAGTTAACCGGAATAGCGGATGGGAAGTTCTATGAGGCTTACAAAGATTCCATAGGTGAAAATCTCATTTGTGTTATTCGATGGGGTGTATTTGATGTATTCCAAG ATAGGAGGACTGTATCTAACACTATATGCATGCAAATTAGGCTTAACCCTGACATTCCAGAAGTTGAAACATTTGGAC GAACTCTAGGAAGAGAGCACGTACAAAAAAATGATGGGGACCATGAGCATGCGTTTTCTATACGCCTACATCTAGATGTT AAACGCAAAGAACTCATGTCCGATTATGAATGGGAAGACGAAGCAATTGTCAAAGTTACAAAGGCGTTTCAAAAATCTAGAGATGTCTCTCAAAAGGAGACGGCGAAACGTTTCACCGCCATTCTTGATATAGTGAAagagcatatgaagaagaaagaagaatcaaccGAACTCACGTGTCAGCTTGAAACAATTGATGCTCAACTCTCACTAATTGATGATATCTTAGGTGGACACATCGATTTGATTGAGGAGAGTAAGAGGCTTGAAGAAGTTAGAGTAGTTATTGAGAAAGATGTAAAAGATTGTGTTGTGCCTAATATTGATTGGGATAAACTTTGTATCCCATTTAGTGGTTAA